A genomic window from Flavobacterium azooxidireducens includes:
- a CDS encoding DUF5522 domain-containing protein, with protein MNTPNSENKLIEGEDFYYTPEGYKCFTEKYHLKRGHCCKSGCRHCPYGFDKKTGRVKK; from the coding sequence ATGAATACACCAAATTCTGAAAATAAATTAATCGAGGGCGAAGATTTCTATTACACGCCCGAAGGTTATAAGTGTTTTACTGAAAAATATCATTTAAAAAGAGGGCATTGCTGCAAAAGCGGATGCCGACATTGTCCGTATGGATTCGATAAAAAAACCGGAAGGGTAAAAAAGTAA
- a CDS encoding urocanate hydratase yields MQAIQTKSFKEQITEGIPNELPSPKPYEIDINHAPKRKEILSEEEKKLALRNALRYFEPNQHATLLPEFKEELEKYGRIYMYRLRPDYRMYARPISEYPGKSEQAKAIMLMIQNNLDYAVAQHPHELITYGGNGAVFQNWAQYRLTMKYLSEMTDEQTLVMYSGHPMGLFPSHKDAPRVVVTNGMVIPNYSKPDDWEKMNALGVSQYGQMTAGSYMYIGPQGIVHGTTITVLNGFRKIKKNPEGSIFVTSGLGGMSGAQPKAGNIAGCITICAEVNPKITHIRHSQGWINEVIENVDDLVIRVQKAQAEKEVVSIAYLGNIVDVWERFDSENIHIDLGSDQTSLHNPWAGGYYPVGISFEESNELMANNPELFKTKVKETLVRHAAAINKHTAKGTYFFDYGNAFLLEASRAGADVMAEDGIRFKYPSYVQDIMGPMCFDYGFGPFRWVCASGKPEDLAKTDQIACDVLEEMAKTAPIEIQQQMQDNIKWIKEAQKNKLVVGSQARILYADAEGRMKIAEAFNKAIAENEIGYVILGRDHHDVSGTDSPYRETSNIYDGSSFTADMAIHNVIGDSFRGATWVSIHNGGGVGWGEVINGGFGMVLDGTEDSDRRLKSMLFWDVNNGIARRNWARNEGAIFAIKRAMETQPLLKVTIPNLVDDDLL; encoded by the coding sequence ATGCAAGCAATACAAACCAAATCATTCAAAGAGCAAATTACAGAAGGAATTCCAAACGAATTACCTTCTCCAAAACCATATGAAATTGACATAAATCACGCTCCAAAACGAAAAGAAATTCTTTCGGAGGAAGAAAAAAAGTTAGCTCTTCGCAATGCGTTACGTTATTTTGAACCAAATCAACACGCGACTCTCCTACCCGAATTCAAAGAAGAATTAGAAAAATACGGACGAATTTACATGTATCGTCTTCGTCCTGATTATCGAATGTATGCACGACCAATTTCAGAATATCCCGGCAAAAGCGAACAGGCAAAAGCCATAATGTTGATGATTCAAAATAATTTGGATTATGCTGTGGCTCAACATCCGCACGAGTTGATTACGTACGGCGGAAATGGTGCTGTTTTTCAAAACTGGGCACAATATCGACTAACGATGAAATACCTTTCTGAAATGACCGATGAACAAACGTTAGTGATGTATTCGGGTCATCCGATGGGTTTATTTCCATCCCACAAAGATGCTCCAAGAGTTGTCGTAACAAATGGAATGGTAATTCCAAATTATTCCAAACCGGATGATTGGGAAAAAATGAATGCATTAGGCGTTTCGCAATATGGTCAAATGACGGCCGGAAGTTATATGTACATTGGTCCACAAGGAATCGTTCACGGCACAACTATTACGGTTTTGAACGGTTTTAGAAAAATTAAAAAAAATCCGGAAGGATCGATCTTTGTCACTTCAGGTTTGGGCGGAATGAGTGGTGCTCAACCAAAAGCCGGAAATATTGCCGGTTGCATCACCATTTGTGCCGAAGTTAATCCGAAAATAACACACATTCGTCACTCACAAGGTTGGATTAATGAAGTGATTGAAAATGTAGATGATTTAGTGATTCGTGTTCAAAAAGCTCAAGCTGAAAAAGAAGTGGTTTCGATTGCTTATCTTGGAAATATAGTAGATGTTTGGGAGCGATTTGATTCAGAAAATATTCATATTGATTTAGGTTCAGATCAGACTTCGTTGCATAATCCGTGGGCGGGAGGTTATTATCCGGTTGGAATTTCGTTTGAAGAATCGAATGAATTAATGGCAAATAATCCCGAACTTTTTAAAACGAAAGTGAAAGAAACATTGGTTCGTCACGCTGCAGCTATCAACAAACACACAGCGAAAGGAACGTATTTCTTTGATTACGGAAATGCCTTTTTATTGGAAGCTTCTCGTGCCGGTGCCGATGTAATGGCAGAAGACGGCATTCGTTTTAAATACCCAAGTTATGTGCAAGACATTATGGGACCAATGTGTTTTGATTACGGATTTGGTCCGTTCCGATGGGTTTGTGCCAGCGGAAAACCGGAAGATTTAGCTAAAACCGATCAAATTGCGTGTGATGTTTTAGAAGAAATGGCCAAAACCGCTCCAATCGAAATCCAACAGCAAATGCAGGATAACATTAAGTGGATTAAAGAAGCTCAGAAAAATAAATTAGTCGTGGGTTCGCAAGCCCGAATTTTATATGCCGATGCAGAAGGCAGAATGAAAATCGCCGAAGCATTCAACAAAGCCATTGCTGAAAACGAAATTGGTTATGTCATTTTAGGAAGAGATCACCACGATGTTTCCGGAACCGATTCACCTTATCGAGAAACGTCCAATATTTATGATGGTTCGAGTTTTACAGCAGATATGGCGATTCACAACGTGATTGGCGACAGTTTTCGTGGAGCAACTTGGGTATCAATACATAACGGCGGCGGAGTTGGCTGGGGCGAAGTAATTAACGGAGGTTTTGGTATGGTTCTTGATGGTACAGAAGATAGCGACAGACGATTAAAATCGATGTTGTTTTGGGATGTAAATAATGGAATCGCCCGAAGAAATTGGGCCCGCAACGAAGGAGCTATTTTTGCAATTAAAAGAGCGATGGAGACGCAACCTTTATTGAAAGTTACCATCCCTAATTTAGTAGATGATGATTTATTATAA
- a CDS encoding DUF4136 domain-containing protein, with protein sequence MKTLKFLPLLLLFTLASCSSVRVYSDYDKNADFNQYKTYAFQKSGIDKVEISDLDKKRILRAIDEQMAAKGFTKSESPDLLVNIFTKEREQVDVNQFNAGWGYGWGWGWNPWMMGMNNTSVSRHTEGTLFIDLIDNKKKELIWQGEGVGVLTRNVDKKDERVNEFVAKILAQYPPKKK encoded by the coding sequence ATGAAAACACTCAAATTTTTACCCCTACTTCTACTCTTTACGCTTGCTTCGTGCAGTTCAGTAAGAGTATATTCTGATTACGATAAAAATGCTGATTTTAATCAGTATAAAACGTATGCATTTCAAAAAAGCGGAATTGACAAAGTCGAGATTTCCGATTTAGATAAGAAAAGAATCCTTCGTGCTATTGACGAACAAATGGCTGCCAAAGGTTTTACCAAAAGTGAATCGCCTGATTTGTTGGTGAATATTTTCACGAAAGAACGTGAACAAGTTGACGTAAACCAATTCAACGCCGGATGGGGTTATGGTTGGGGATGGGGTTGGAATCCTTGGATGATGGGTATGAACAATACCAGCGTTTCAAGACATACCGAAGGCACCTTGTTCATTGATTTAATTGACAACAAGAAAAAAGAATTAATTTGGCAAGGCGAAGGCGTTGGTGTTCTCACCAGAAACGTAGATAAAAAAGACGAACGCGTGAATGAATTTGTGGCTAAGATTTTAGCTCAATATCCTCCTAAGAAAAAGTAG
- a CDS encoding type II toxin-antitoxin system RelE/ParE family toxin, producing the protein MEIKFQKEYLSDLYTGNTKPYKEYKSNPQLVKQYVKTINTLKSVTRIEQLYQLKSLHYEKKIGNLNGVSAVYVNKQYRILFKEVASGEDGLEIDVLEIEDLSKHYEN; encoded by the coding sequence ATGGAGATAAAATTTCAAAAAGAATACTTATCTGATCTTTATACCGGAAACACCAAACCCTATAAAGAATACAAATCTAATCCGCAATTAGTAAAACAGTATGTCAAAACAATTAATACGTTAAAATCCGTCACTCGTATTGAACAATTGTATCAACTTAAAAGTTTACATTATGAAAAGAAAATTGGTAACCTAAATGGTGTAAGTGCTGTTTATGTAAACAAACAATACCGTATTCTTTTTAAAGAAGTTGCTTCTGGAGAAGATGGTCTTGAAATTGATGTATTAGAAATAGAAGATTTAAGCAAACATTACGAAAACTAA
- a CDS encoding HigA family addiction module antitoxin, whose amino-acid sequence MTTIKNLVPAYATHPGLMLADEIEANGYNQIDFAKLIDLKRSQLNEIIKGKRNINADLALLLEKALGIDADFWMEAQKNYDLDKARIEAKNKEQLEAIEIWNVTKEFIPVSFFKKEQIITGNPLLDINKVKEIYNVDNLDQLAILSVQHNYARFKKSNTLKTDVVNIMGWVKLVQYKASQLKVMPFDNENKELLIEKLRNVLFENKNVLPTVQNVLHENGIKLVYQTKGEKTPVDGVSFWSNGNPAIGMTLRHNRMDNFAFTLFHELGHIYEHLINNNQAEFIDLDLKNEKEEYRNSLEEKQANHFAENSLIKDEDWNEFKKNLDQNNTDEAIIAFAKRIKINPSIVRGRVCFTLNNFRSFTEISNEIN is encoded by the coding sequence ATGACGACAATAAAAAACCTTGTTCCGGCTTATGCAACACACCCCGGTTTGATGCTTGCAGACGAAATAGAAGCAAACGGTTACAATCAAATTGACTTTGCAAAACTGATAGATTTAAAACGCAGCCAACTTAACGAAATAATAAAAGGAAAAAGAAATATCAATGCAGATTTAGCCTTATTGTTAGAAAAAGCATTAGGTATCGATGCCGATTTTTGGATGGAAGCCCAAAAAAATTATGACTTAGACAAAGCTCGAATTGAAGCTAAAAATAAAGAACAACTTGAAGCAATAGAAATTTGGAATGTTACCAAAGAATTCATTCCTGTTTCTTTTTTCAAGAAAGAACAGATTATTACCGGAAACCCTTTATTAGACATTAACAAAGTAAAAGAAATCTACAATGTTGATAATTTAGACCAATTGGCCATCCTAAGTGTACAACATAATTATGCTCGATTTAAGAAATCAAACACGCTTAAAACCGATGTAGTCAATATTATGGGTTGGGTAAAATTAGTGCAATACAAAGCTTCGCAATTAAAGGTTATGCCATTTGATAATGAAAACAAAGAACTGTTAATTGAAAAATTGAGAAATGTACTTTTCGAAAATAAAAATGTATTACCTACCGTTCAAAACGTATTACACGAAAACGGAATTAAATTAGTCTATCAAACCAAAGGAGAAAAAACGCCTGTTGATGGTGTTTCGTTTTGGAGTAATGGAAATCCTGCGATTGGAATGACGTTAAGACACAACCGAATGGATAATTTTGCCTTTACTTTATTTCACGAATTAGGACACATTTACGAGCACTTAATCAACAACAATCAAGCAGAGTTTATTGATTTGGATTTAAAAAACGAAAAAGAAGAATACCGAAATTCTCTTGAAGAAAAGCAAGCCAACCATTTTGCTGAAAATAGCTTAATTAAAGATGAAGATTGGAACGAGTTTAAAAAGAACTTAGATCAAAACAATACCGATGAAGCCATCATTGCTTTTGCAAAAAGAATTAAAATTAACCCGAGTATCGTTAGAGGAAGAGTTTGCTTTACTCTAAATAATTTCAGGAGCTTTACAGAAATTAGTAATGAAATTAATTAA
- a CDS encoding ATP-dependent nuclease — translation MYISELKLWNFRKYGSNESFDLNNPDLIVPFTKGLNVLIGENDSGKSAILDAIKLALKTHAYEWIKVENEDFYFNENRLRIEIEFKDLKDNEAKNFIEWLGWAKENGIDIPVLRLIYDVSKDKDGKVLPTDIKAGMDDIGYPLNAEARDYLKCTYLKALRDANSDLTSKKNSRLSQILQEHKLFKKGKNNEEHIFVEKFKKINEEIENWFKDDKATDDLSKSNKEEIKDKIDEFLKKFIDNKYESIFSLGKAEIKNILEKISLGIEKETNLGLGTMNRLYMSAELLHLKKENWDGLRLCMIEELEAHLHPQAQMKIIDALKEKEGEETIQYILTTHSPNIASKVSLKSLIICKDNKVFPMGEGKTKLDSKDYVYLERFLDVTKSNLFFAKGVIIVEGWSEEILIPAIARKIGYELTEKEVSIVNVASIAYLHFAKIFLREDKEEKMKIPVSIVTDLDNRPEKDGSFIAFDKLEGKAKTKYDNLKKQKEDYKSTNIKLELAEQWTLEWCLYNSANLSALFKESLKNVHPTIFKSSFDDFIPMLKKEKTTNLEKVKIATDLAEKIEKSTTLVIDEKDIHIKYLVDAIKHACSYEN, via the coding sequence ATGTACATATCAGAACTTAAACTTTGGAATTTTAGAAAGTATGGATCAAATGAATCATTTGATTTAAACAATCCTGATTTAATTGTCCCTTTCACGAAAGGTTTGAATGTATTAATAGGTGAAAACGATTCCGGCAAAAGTGCCATTTTAGATGCTATTAAGTTAGCTCTCAAAACTCACGCCTACGAATGGATTAAAGTAGAAAACGAAGATTTTTACTTTAATGAAAATCGTTTACGGATTGAAATTGAGTTTAAAGATTTAAAAGATAATGAAGCCAAAAATTTTATCGAATGGCTTGGTTGGGCAAAAGAAAATGGAATTGATATTCCTGTTTTACGTTTGATTTATGATGTAAGTAAAGACAAAGATGGAAAAGTTTTACCGACTGATATTAAAGCAGGAATGGACGACATTGGCTATCCACTTAATGCAGAAGCTAGAGATTATTTAAAATGTACTTATCTAAAAGCTTTAAGAGATGCAAATTCAGATTTAACTTCAAAAAAGAATTCTCGGTTATCACAAATACTTCAAGAACATAAATTGTTTAAAAAAGGCAAGAATAATGAAGAACACATTTTTGTAGAAAAATTTAAAAAAATTAATGAAGAAATTGAAAACTGGTTTAAAGATGATAAAGCAACGGATGATTTATCAAAAAGTAATAAGGAAGAAATAAAAGATAAAATAGATGAGTTTCTAAAGAAATTTATTGATAATAAATATGAATCTATTTTTTCACTTGGAAAAGCAGAAATAAAAAATATTCTTGAAAAAATTTCATTAGGTATTGAAAAAGAAACGAATTTAGGATTAGGAACAATGAATCGACTTTATATGTCGGCTGAATTGCTCCATTTGAAAAAAGAAAATTGGGATGGTTTAAGATTGTGTATGATAGAAGAATTAGAAGCACATCTTCATCCTCAAGCTCAAATGAAAATTATTGATGCATTGAAAGAAAAAGAAGGAGAAGAAACCATTCAATATATTTTGACAACACATAGCCCTAACATTGCTTCAAAAGTTTCTCTAAAATCCTTAATAATTTGTAAAGACAATAAAGTTTTTCCAATGGGAGAAGGTAAAACTAAATTAGATTCAAAAGACTATGTTTATTTGGAACGTTTTTTAGATGTTACAAAATCAAATCTATTTTTTGCGAAAGGGGTAATCATTGTTGAGGGTTGGTCAGAAGAAATATTAATTCCTGCTATAGCAAGAAAGATAGGTTATGAATTAACTGAAAAAGAAGTTTCCATTGTAAATGTTGCATCAATTGCCTATTTACATTTTGCAAAAATATTTTTACGGGAAGATAAAGAAGAAAAAATGAAAATCCCTGTGAGTATTGTTACAGATTTAGACAACAGACCCGAAAAAGATGGGAGCTTTATAGCTTTTGATAAATTAGAAGGAAAAGCTAAAACAAAATATGATAATTTAAAAAAACAAAAAGAGGATTATAAATCAACCAATATTAAATTAGAATTAGCAGAACAATGGACTTTGGAATGGTGTCTTTATAATTCTGCTAATTTGTCAGCCCTTTTTAAAGAGTCATTAAAAAATGTTCACCCAACTATTTTCAAGAGTTCATTTGATGATTTTATCCCTATGCTAAAAAAAGAAAAAACTACAAATTTAGAAAAAGTGAAAATCGCAACTGATTTAGCCGAAAAAATAGAAAAATCAACAACTTTAGTAATTGACGAAAAAGACATACACATTAAATATTTAGTTGATGCTATAAAACACGCTTGCAGTTATGAAAATTAG
- a CDS encoding UvrD-helicase domain-containing protein: MKISPEHITEAAKLLIGGNIFDRERIEFITNLDTCDLLAVPGSGKTTALMAKLYCLSKQMPFSDGSGILVLAHTNNAVDEIEKKLKKNCPHLFEYPNFVGTIQSFVNKYLASQACFEKYGSYISKNDKEVFEKEALKFYFSLKWKKTEQKT; the protein is encoded by the coding sequence ATGAAAATTAGTCCTGAACATATAACAGAAGCTGCAAAACTGTTAATTGGAGGAAATATTTTTGACCGCGAAAGAATTGAATTTATCACAAACCTTGATACTTGTGATTTATTAGCAGTTCCAGGTAGCGGAAAAACTACTGCTTTGATGGCAAAATTGTATTGTTTATCTAAACAAATGCCTTTTAGTGATGGCTCTGGTATTTTAGTTTTGGCTCATACAAATAATGCAGTAGATGAAATAGAAAAGAAACTCAAGAAAAATTGCCCACATCTTTTCGAATATCCCAATTTTGTTGGAACGATTCAAAGTTTTGTAAATAAATATTTAGCTAGTCAAGCTTGTTTTGAAAAATACGGTTCTTATATATCAAAAAATGATAAAGAAGTATTTGAAAAAGAGGCGTTAAAATTTTATTTTTCATTAAAATGGAAAAAGACAGAACAAAAAACTTAA
- a CDS encoding UvrD-helicase domain-containing protein codes for MEKDRTKNLINKLYGVVNISKKNIEFTEGCENIKDFLKYFEFDIIERKILYNQKTVYSINGKSVNYYLEIEKWKESLLENGILNYKDSFNLANWYRINFPLIKSILQNRFKYVFVDEMQDLEKYQIDIIENIFHDVNSKTIIQRIGDPNQAIYNSTSKKVKVECDWKERKPLFLKGSNRLTKLNSNLVNRFILDSKKDDDGIPKFIVESKGEEGIKPHLIVFSHETKHLLKGKFKELIIEHNLHNCKKNKEDGFKIIGWSAVWDEIKEDNKNIRLQDVFPEYSKESKAKKEDFSTLSKHIQLFDENKTTLVSVRKSILNALIHILLLENEKYPTIVRGKEVERRYSKSEMIKHIQRLQLEEKHPLAYEVFKEKLFKWCLDLVTKKNYEAVFNSIKEFINTEFKEWFGLNDSLQPSTQLFILNFEKEVKPVKEIIKEEEEISIDIATIHSVKGQTHCATMYIETFKNNYESQKAQIINVLTNNEHNFIVGEKNNGKNAGEKDAFGKEALKMMYVGFSRPTHLLCFAVLKENVKDDREKFEKAGWEWIDLVK; via the coding sequence ATGGAAAAAGACAGAACAAAAAACTTAATAAATAAACTTTATGGAGTTGTAAATATTTCTAAAAAAAATATAGAGTTTACTGAGGGATGTGAAAACATTAAAGATTTTTTGAAGTATTTTGAATTTGATATAATAGAAAGAAAAATTTTATATAATCAAAAAACTGTTTACTCTATTAATGGAAAAAGTGTAAATTATTACTTAGAGATAGAAAAATGGAAAGAATCACTATTAGAAAATGGAATTTTAAACTACAAGGATTCATTTAATTTGGCGAATTGGTATAGAATTAATTTCCCATTGATTAAATCCATTCTTCAAAATCGTTTCAAATATGTATTTGTTGACGAAATGCAAGATTTAGAAAAATATCAAATAGATATTATTGAAAATATCTTTCACGATGTAAACTCTAAAACAATTATTCAAAGGATAGGAGATCCAAATCAAGCGATATATAATTCTACCTCTAAAAAAGTAAAAGTTGAATGTGATTGGAAAGAAAGAAAACCTCTTTTTCTTAAAGGTTCAAATCGCTTAACAAAACTTAACTCTAACTTAGTTAATAGATTTATTTTAGATTCTAAGAAAGATGATGATGGAATTCCAAAATTTATTGTTGAAAGTAAAGGAGAAGAAGGGATAAAACCACATTTAATAGTTTTTAGCCACGAAACAAAACATTTATTGAAAGGTAAATTTAAAGAATTAATAATTGAACATAATTTACATAATTGTAAAAAAAATAAAGAAGACGGTTTCAAAATAATTGGTTGGTCAGCAGTTTGGGACGAGATTAAAGAAGATAATAAGAATATTCGTTTGCAAGATGTTTTTCCTGAATATTCCAAAGAATCAAAAGCAAAAAAAGAAGATTTTTCTACTTTGAGTAAACACATACAATTATTTGATGAGAATAAAACAACACTTGTATCTGTTAGAAAATCTATTCTTAATGCTTTGATTCATATATTGCTTTTAGAAAATGAAAAGTATCCTACAATAGTAAGAGGCAAAGAAGTTGAAAGAAGATATTCTAAAAGTGAAATGATAAAACATATTCAAAGATTACAATTGGAAGAAAAACACCCTTTGGCTTACGAGGTATTTAAAGAAAAATTATTTAAATGGTGTTTAGATCTAGTTACAAAGAAAAATTATGAAGCTGTTTTTAATTCGATAAAAGAATTTATAAACACAGAATTCAAAGAATGGTTTGGATTAAATGATAGTTTACAACCATCTACGCAATTATTTATTTTAAATTTTGAAAAGGAAGTAAAACCAGTAAAAGAAATAATTAAAGAAGAAGAAGAAATTAGTATAGATATAGCAACTATTCATTCTGTAAAAGGACAAACACATTGTGCCACAATGTACATTGAAACTTTTAAAAATAATTATGAGTCCCAAAAGGCTCAAATAATAAATGTTCTAACAAATAACGAACATAATTTTATTGTAGGAGAAAAGAATAATGGAAAAAATGCTGGTGAAAAAGACGCATTTGGAAAAGAAGCATTAAAAATGATGTATGTTGGTTTTTCTCGTCCGACACATTTATTATGTTTTGCGGTTTTGAAGGAAAATGTAAAAGATGATAGAGAAAAATTTGAAAAAGCAGGATGGGAATGGATTGATTTAGTGAAATAA
- a CDS encoding IS110 family RNA-guided transposase: MKNIIIGIDISKKTLDICIKDEKVSYFTIENKVQSIKRFFKIYSTSYPIVAMENTGKYNWNLLQVLESHNFKVYIISPLHLKKSMGLTRGKNDKVDALRICNFIEKNHQEITPWKPSSLTIRKIKVLLTERAARIKMRKQLTSQQDDYKLMKGINMDKELLKLNLQLVKSIDIQIKNIEKSIEEVISSESDLKNNYQLMKSVPGVGKVLSWIILAKTEGFTTITDPRKMACYSGVVPFDFQSGTSIKRRSGVSRLADKTVKSVLHLGAMSAIRNDNDLRNYYLRKVEEGKNKMSVINAVRNKIIHRVFAVIKNQIPYQKNLVLS; this comes from the coding sequence ATGAAAAACATTATTATTGGCATTGACATCAGTAAGAAGACTTTAGACATTTGTATCAAAGATGAAAAAGTTTCCTATTTTACTATTGAAAACAAAGTACAGAGTATTAAGCGTTTTTTTAAAATTTATTCTACTAGCTATCCTATTGTAGCTATGGAAAATACGGGTAAATATAATTGGAATTTGTTGCAGGTCTTGGAATCTCACAACTTTAAAGTTTATATCATATCACCCTTACACTTAAAGAAGAGTATGGGCCTTACAAGAGGAAAAAATGACAAGGTTGATGCACTTCGAATTTGTAATTTTATCGAGAAGAACCATCAAGAAATTACACCATGGAAACCTTCATCCTTGACAATCAGAAAAATTAAAGTACTGCTTACAGAAAGAGCAGCAAGAATAAAAATGAGAAAACAATTGACGAGCCAGCAGGATGACTACAAACTGATGAAAGGAATTAATATGGACAAGGAATTGCTGAAATTAAATTTGCAACTTGTTAAGAGTATTGATATTCAAATTAAAAACATAGAAAAAAGTATAGAAGAAGTTATCTCTAGTGAATCAGATTTAAAAAATAATTATCAATTGATGAAGTCTGTTCCTGGTGTAGGTAAAGTGCTCTCGTGGATTATTTTGGCAAAAACGGAAGGGTTTACAACTATAACAGATCCAAGGAAAATGGCCTGTTATAGCGGAGTTGTTCCTTTTGATTTTCAGTCAGGCACATCAATAAAGCGAAGATCCGGAGTGTCAAGGCTTGCTGATAAAACAGTTAAAAGTGTCTTGCATCTAGGAGCGATGAGTGCTATTAGGAATGATAATGACTTAAGAAATTATTATCTTCGAAAAGTAGAAGAAGGTAAAAATAAAATGAGCGTTATAAATGCAGTTAGAAACAAAATAATACATAGGGTTTTTGCAGTAATTAAAAACCAAATTCCTTATCAAAAAAATTTGGTTTTATCATAG